CATTCATTGAGCTGCTTCATACAGCATCTCTTGTACATGATGATGTGGTTGATGATGCACACGAAAGAAGAGGGGCTCTATCAATTAATGCACTCTGGAACTCAAAAATAGCCGTCCTGGTCGGCGATTACCTTTTGTCAAAGGGAATGCTTATCAGTGTTGAAAAGAACCGGTTTGATATGCTTGAAATTGTTTCTGATGCAGTTAAATCGATGAGCGAGGGAGAGCTGCTTCAACTACAGAAAGCCAGAAAACAAAACATAAAAGAGGAAGACTATTTCAGGATAATAAAGTGTAAAACGGCTGCCCTGATCTCAGCATGTACTGCCTGTGGAGCAAAGTCAGTTACTGATGATTCTGATACTATTCTCGTAATGAAGGAGTTCGGAGAGAATATAGGTGTTGCATTCCAGATCAGAGATGACATTCTTGATTATGAAGGTACCGGATTAACAGGAAAAACTGTCGGGAACGATATCAAGGAAAGAAAGATCACTCTGCCATTAATATATGCTTTGGAACAGGTGCCTTCCTCAAAAAAGAAACATATCCTTGCAATTGTCAAAGACAAAAAGAAAACCAAATCAGAGATTACTGAGGTTATAAACTTCGTAACTGATAACGGCGGACTGGAATATGCAGAAAACAAGATGAATCAGTACCGCGATAAGGCACTTGCTGTACTTGACTCATATCCCGATTCTGAAGTTAAAGAGTCTCTCAGAGAGTTTGTTAATTACACTTCATCCAGAAAAAAATAACAGTCTTATTCGGCTGCCTCAAGCTCAATCTTAGCAACCTTCCCAAGATCTTTAACATATGATCTTGATCCCAGCCAGAAGAGGAATGCTCCCAGTAACAGTACAAGGGGAAGAACAGATAAGGCTGTTTGTA
The nucleotide sequence above comes from Bacteroidales bacterium. Encoded proteins:
- a CDS encoding polyprenyl synthetase family protein, with the translated sequence MPLLTRIKKPVEKEMAQFEAYFTKTMRSEIPFLNIILNYILRRKGKQMRPLLVFLTAKLNGNIGEPTYEAATFIELLHTASLVHDDVVDDAHERRGALSINALWNSKIAVLVGDYLLSKGMLISVEKNRFDMLEIVSDAVKSMSEGELLQLQKARKQNIKEEDYFRIIKCKTAALISACTACGAKSVTDDSDTILVMKEFGENIGVAFQIRDDILDYEGTGLTGKTVGNDIKERKITLPLIYALEQVPSSKKKHILAIVKDKKKTKSEITEVINFVTDNGGLEYAENKMNQYRDKALAVLDSYPDSEVKESLREFVNYTSSRKK